The Pithys albifrons albifrons isolate INPA30051 chromosome 4, PitAlb_v1, whole genome shotgun sequence genome segment AAAGCATAATATTAAGCTGTACACATTTCTAGTTCTGCTGCAGGGCTGAACCAGCAAAGTTGTTTACATTTGTTGCtgaacatttaaattaaattaaaaaccatGCTCCATAAAGAACTAATACCCATTTTAAAGCAAGTTAAATGGAtttttgaaaaatggcacatatTCGGAAACATGAGGGGGTTTTTGTTACACAAAAACTTCTTACTCGTACAAAAATTGCCATGGCACTTTTTTGTGAAGTAACATTAAAAATCATAAAAGAGTACCTAGACATGAACTGCGATGGCTTATCTCACCTGTAAGATCCAGAGAGCACGTATCTCCAGTCCGAGataagaaatttttcttttatttgtccTGAAAATTTCCTGCCTGATTTGGCACAGTAAACCTCTCCAGTAACACTGCGGACTGAAatattctgtaaataaaaataaaattgagtgaatgacattttttcaaaatcaaaaattaGAAGTGAAGAGTCCTTTCCCCCCACTGCCTTTAGTTCTTCACATCCCCAATGTTGGATTTCTTCATGGACTCTCTGATGTGGTATTGGAAGGTTTGTGTCTAGAGGAGACCTAGCCAAGGTCTTTCACTTGCCACAGGATTCACTTGTTCCACTTGGGATATAAACCTGCATGCAATCTCATGcagatggagctgtgctggatgACTGACACCATCACAACTAAAATGAGTACAGAATGTATCTGTAGCTGAGACCAGCCTGTTGCGTCCACTGACTCCCCAGCCCCAATTTGCTCCAGCTGTGAGCTCTCTTGTTTTACGCGGGCCATGGCAAAATATAGCAGGGAAAAATCTCTGCTCCTCTAATTCATCTGGGACTCTGTGGACACGTGCCGCTCTTCTGGAGCAGCCCAGACAATTGCTATCCTTCAGGATCAGATGCAAGTACATATGTCAGTTTGGCCCATGTGATGCTCTGCACTGTCCTTGTACCTGAGCAAATGCATTTCAGACTCCCCAGGCACCTGGACCTGACTCTGCTGCCACACAAACACTTTGCAGAATCAAGGCCTTAGTAAAGGAGTAGCACCAAGGGTTTGACTCTCACACTGTGAAAGCCTGTGTACTAGAGCTGCATACTCACACTAAATAGCACAGGCTTGTTCTTTCTTAGGAGTGGTGGGTTATGGACATGTGAACACTTACAAACATGCCTTATTAACTTCAGTTTCTTTATATACACAGGGTGGAATTCAGCTGTTGGAAAACAGGTGTCTGGTGCATGTGAAATGTCCTCAGGGCTCCCATGTGCCACACGGTTGCCGTTCCAGAGGTCTGTTGCCTCTGTACTATCACCCATCCCATGGAGATGCCACAGGTGCCCTACAGCATCTCAAGCAACAACTGAAATGATCCTTAGGAGTTTTTGTTAAAGCCAGTTCCCTCTGAAAGACATGAAGGTGGATTAAGCTAACAGACAACTAAATTTGAGGTGTTATCTTTAAAACAGAGCTTTAACATGTTTCATCAGGCACCACCCAGTGCAACCGAGGTATTGCCATACAAAAGTTTTGTGCACCTTCTCCCTGTGGCTGCCAgtccacagctgctgcagagctatTAAACAGAAGCTGCTGTAATGCTTATGTCAGACAACTCCACTAGTAGACTTAAGCTCTGTTTTAAGACTTCAGGGCCCTGATTAGTTTCATCTAGGGACCTAATGGAAATGCCTTACCTTCCCATAATATCCATGGGAAAATGTAGGCATCTTCAGAGAGGAATTAGGTGTGCTAATGCTACCTCAGGTGATCTTTAATTAGAAGGTGGATGGACCCTAGCATAACCATGCTTCTAGCTCAGAGTGCCTGAAGTTAGGCAGATGAATCTGAGCCTAAGAGCTTCACAGAGACACAGTACCTTGAAGAGATCCTCCGAAATTTGCAACTTGTCACACATCTCCGAGAAGAGATTTATACTGCCGTGATCAAGCAACAGGTAGACAAACACCATGCGCTTGTTAGCTGCCTCCAGGAGGTCACAAAGGATCTCAGTGTCTGTAAACACATCCATCACGATAGCTAGCaccttgggaaaaaaagcagaggcaTTAGCAGAGTCAATTTACATAACTTTCAGGTTGCTCATGAGGCCACTGACATGtagtttatttgtttaaaaacaaattccaacaaacacaaatatttagaGATACATGTGGATATTTGCTCTGGTTTTCTCCCTAGGTGCCTGACTCAGTAAATCAAAGAGACACGATGCTTCATTGTTTTATTGCTCATGTAAAACCAATATAACATGCAACATAAAACCCAAGATGATGCACAAATTTGTAGGTGAGACTTCAGCACTAGGAATGCTAATCGGAGAATAATAAAGACATAGCTAAGACACCATAGCCCTTGCCAAACAACTGACTGGTTGTCCTAGGTCAGGAGCATTCAGCAACAATCACTGGATGATGCTTTCTCTGTTATGATTTACACCTGGAACGGTCCTGGCTTTAAATCCTCACTCTGTTGTTGGTGGTGTGGCAATAGACTTCAACAGCTCCAtctgttgcttttttaaaatactgatttataAACTAACTGTTTAAATTTAACCATACACTCATGCTTCCCAATTCACAGCTGGCAGACCAGTGTGTAGAAGTCCCAGGACTGGGCATAAAAGCCTCAGCAGCTATTTAAAAGCGCAGCCTGCAGCCAGTGTGGATTAAGGGAACTGTAAATGTGACATAAAACCAGTTCCACAATCCAGTCTCTGTGCTCAGTGTTGGACACAGCTTCATGAAGGTGCTGGTCTTGATTGACATCAGCTGTTGCGCAGGGAAAGGGTCACTCCCCAGGGCAGTTCAGCCCAGCTAATACCTGAAATCTTCAGGAGGTGCCTGTTTCTCTACTTGATAACTGTGCTCACACAATACCATCTTCAATCAAAATAAACCTTACAGTATATCTGTAGATCTGTCTTACTAATTGCTCCCAACTTGCACTGTCTTACACCAAAGCCCATGCCCACACCTAACAAGAAGCTTATTTCCTTCACCACCATGAGGAAATCCTACAAGACTAAGCACATCCTGTGCAGCCACCATCTTCTTCAGGCAGGTCAAACTACTTACGGAGCAGTGAGGATCCCACACCTTTCTCCTGCTGCCAAAGCAGGTGCTTCAGAAAGGGCCTTGCCACTATGAGGTAAGTGGCACAATTATGTCCAATATCTCACATTACAATTACTGTTACGACTTCTGGTCTTTTCAAAGGGCACAATGCTGATCCAGCCTCACTGTAGCTCCAGACCACTCTTTCTAGTACTGCTTTTTCAGCAGATGTTCCCAGTTTATATTTCTGTACCTGACTTCCCTCTCTTACTTGTAGTACTTCTCGCTTCTTTAGCctgaatttcattttatgaTTTCCACCAATGTGTTAAGATTATAGTACCACTTGCCAATCCTTTGCAGTTTGATATAATTCACAGTGTCCTTATTCTGTTGTTTAAGTTGTTAATGCATATATCAAGTGCTAGAGTATCTGGGATGGACTCTTCTCAGATGCTAATTAATAAATGTTGCCATTGGAAAACTGCACTCAAAAAGCAGTTGACAAATTTATACTGCAAGTGTTGCTTCAGCACCCTCTTCTAATGTAAATTAGATAATTAAGAAAGTCAAGTGAACCatggatttattttatgtttcccAGTTTTTCCACTACAAGTTTTCTCCTCTTGGGACCGAAAATTTGTCTGGGTTGATATTTTACCTGATGATTCTTTTATTATTGAAGGgacatttcttctgtttctgcatCTTTCTGATGCCCCCAACTCAAAATGACAGATTTATAATTTTCCTGATGTGGTAAGCACTTGCAGGCTTTGACAGAGCAGTTGCCAACGGGGATCCTTCTCCCCTGCCATTACACTCCGTGTTATCAGGCCCAGCACTTGCCCTTGCAGGGGAATAACAAAGCGGAAGAATCCTGTGACTCCagggggctctgcagcagcactaCAGCCTGGTTTCATTCCTGACCATTTCCCTGTGAAACTGCTGGTGCTGTCTGGAATTTATACAAGAGAAAAACTTCTGGATGATGGTAAACACAGCCCTGAAATAccaattttttccccaggaaaacgAGAGATGCCAGAACACACGACAGAGGCTTTTTGTCCCACTCTAGTTGCTCACCTTCTGGTTTCCTGGAGCGTGGGCACCTGGCTTGTGGCTGGCACCTCTCTGCAGCCCCTGTCACCTCTGTGTAGTCAGGGGCATCATCTGCACCTTTCCCACATGCCAAATTACGCTGAAGAGCCTCCATGTGGAGCCCACATGATGTTTTTAGTGATACTGGCAACATATTAGAGATGAAAGGTCTCTTTTCTGCataatttccttcctttggGGATGGATGCTGGCGTACCAGGCATACTTGCCTTTCTCCAGCCTCCCCTTGAATAATTCCTAATGGCTGAGAGTTCACTTAGGCTTAATTCTCATTAATGGTGCAGTGGTCTGAACAAAGCAAAccatcctgctggggctgcacgaggcagggcagagcccagctgCCCCTTCTACAGCATATTTGATCTGCTGGGTTAATGGGAGGTTAGAAGAGGGAATGCTTTAAGTCACCAACATAAAAAGGTGTTGGTGTGagtacaaaaaaaagaaaagaagcactGACTGTGTTCAACAACAGGCTCTTTATAGCCACTTTCTAGAGCAAAGCTACATGGCAACACACAAGGCTGCCTTGGATCAAGCACCATGTTCACTTGATCTTTTTAAGAGCGAGAAGACAATTGAGTGCAGAGGGAACGGCAATTCTCTCCCCATACCTGAGTGGTCTTGTTGATGTACCGGCGTATGATGTCTCTAATGTTGCTATTCTTCTCTGTTTGGAAATACACAGTGGCAGTagatttttccttcaaatagGGCTTCTCTGCTGTAATCCatgtgtgcagcagagctggctcgCTGCTGTCAGAAATGGTGGGGAAGTAGGTCCCTGAAGGGAGTGACCCAGCATCGTTCCCGTCAGCAGTTGGCGACTCCTGTGCATAATAGGACTCCCTGGCATTATCCTTGATATACTGAGCTTCCACGGAGGAGAGGAAATCCACCTCGCCCTCTTTGCTTAGAGTTTCGAGGTAAGAGTCTGTCCCACCATCAAGGAAGGCGTCGGTGGCCAACCTTATGCTTTCGTTGTGGCTGAAATCCACTTTGGTCAGCTTCGAGGACTGGCTCTTGATATCCTCCAGCCTTTTCCTTATCTTGCCCATGTGTCTGGGGTGGTTCATGGCTCTGTGTCGAAGCAGCCGATCTGCTGGGCAGGCACCATGCATATGTGTGGGACAGGCAGTGCAATCATCCTTGTTTGAGGACTGCATTCTGGCATGAAATCGCCTTGGCTGAATGAATTAActgtgaataaaaataaagagatcTTAGTACCGCAGGCAAATTCACACTCCCTGAATTCGTCCGTACAATTATCTTCAAAACAAACCTGAAGCTTGCTTCTCAGGTGGTGTACTCCAGCACCAATCTGTTTCCAGGTGGGACACAAGTGCAAAGCTGAATTAGGTTGCTTATCTGAGAGGCACCCTCCTCAGCCCCAGGGCATACGAAGGATTCCAGTTCAATTTACCACGGCCGTCCGATTCGATTGTATTTCCCTTCCTGTCGCATCCTGTGAAATATGAGTGAGGAAAGCACTCAAGCAAAAGCAGGTAGGCTCCCAAGCATCATTGCACAATATTCAAAACACCTTGAGGCTTCTCTGTCTTCCCATAGCATTCGTTAGGGAGTAAAAACAGCTCTGGTGTTGAACAGGAACAGAGACAGCAGCCATGTCCATGGCTTCAGAACAGCAAAGTGTCATGGGCTCTGGTCTGCACCTACATGCTGCCAGGCAGGCTCAAAAATAGATGTGAACTTCGTCACTGCGCCCCATCTCTAGTATGGTGCTATTACCACATACGATTCACTCATCTGTTTCTTTAAAGCTTTGTGACTACGCCAtcctattaaaagaaaaataccccTTCCCAAACATCCTGAGTATTATGTGGAGGGAGGGTTGTGAGCTGGCCTCAAAGCATCGAAATACAAACACTCATCACTTGATTGTGCACATTTAGGGctgtttggttggtttctttttttttttttccaggctgcatCTTCTGGAGTCACGTTGTCCCGGTGCCACTCACTGCTGTGTCATTAGCAGGATGGAGGCGCAGATTCGGAGCAGGGTGTCAGGCCAGGCCCTCGGGGGAGCCGGGCTGGCTGGTCTGACCAAGGAGAagcagggtgggaagggacctgccCGAGGTCTCCGCACATACCTGTGTGCGTGCCTGTGTGCAGGGGCACGTGTGACACAGTTTTCTCACGCGGGCTGGGCTTGCCCTTGCTCTGCGCTCCCTGTATCCGCACCCACGTGCCGCAGCTCCAGAGGGAGCGCTCAGGACCGCGGGGTTGCGCCAGTCGGGTCTCCTGGATGGGGTGCGGCTGCTGGGGGCatctgagcagggagagggtcctgccggcccggccccgggagCACAGGTGTCTTCAGGGGTGCAGAGAGTCACAGGCCTAGTTTGTCAGCGCAGCTTTCCAGGTTCTGCATCCGTGTCTATGTCAGATGCTTTATGgggttaaaaaataatatatatatatatataattacaCTTAAAGATGAGACAAATACACGAAAAGATAAAAGGGTATGAAATGGTTCGGATTTCAGTCCCGAGCCACGGAGGGCCGGGCACACCCACGTGTGTCCGAGCAGAGGCGGCGGTGGGGCCGTGCTGAGCTCCCGGGGATTGTAAAACCTGCACCGGCCCCGCCCCAACATCCGCCCGCACTGCCAGACGCGGCCACAGCTCGCTAATTACCCCCTGACCTGCGCTGCGCAATTAGACCGAAAATGATGCCACCTAATTACCGCGACACGCAGGACTGTGCCCTGCCACCGCCGACCGGGGCAAGGGACATTACTGCCCGCCCCGGCTTGTGTCCCTCCCTGTCAGCCCAGGGTCTCTCCTTGTCAGCCCGgggtccctccctgccagcccaggatCTCTCCCTGTCATCCCTGGGGTCCCTCCCCGTCACCCAGTGTCTCTCCCTTGTCACCCTGGTCCCTACATGCCCACGGCGGGGCTCCACACTGCCACCATGGGCCCCACACTGTCACCCCAGCGAAGACCCACTGTCACCCCGTGGTCTCACGTTGTCACTCGGATGCCCCACACGCCCAGCACAGTTTGCCCCCGGCGGGGGCGGTGGGGGGTAAGAAGGgccaggccgggccgggccgggccgtcCCGTGCCAGGTCCTCCCGCAGCGCCCCCGGGGCGAGGCCGCCGGCGCGGACCTGGACAGGGTCCGGAGCCGGCCCGGAGGAGCTACGTTCAGCCGCCTCGTTAGCGCAGTAGGTAGCGCGTCAGTCTCATAATCTGAAGGTCGTGAGTTCGATCCTCACACGGGGCAAAGGCGGGCAGCTCTTTTTGTTCAGCACGGCGCTGCTCTGACCCCTCTCGGTGTGTCGTGACTGTCGTGATTTACGAAGCTGTAGTTCCAGTTCCGTCTCTCCTGGCTGCGGGCTAATGGGAGTGACTTACCCGATTGGTCTGCGTTTTGTGAGAGGGCTCTTTGCCCCCGAGCTGCCTGCGGGCCCGCACGGGGATTTGGGGGAACGGGGAGTGAGtcctgcagggccctgggcaCACCCAGGGTCaggctggggagctgctctggaggcACGGCAGGGCACTGGGGCCTGCTGGCATTTAGTTTGTCACCT includes the following:
- the FAM83A gene encoding protein FAM83A gives rise to the protein MQSSNKDDCTACPTHMHGACPADRLLRHRAMNHPRHMGKIRKRLEDIKSQSSKLTKVDFSHNESIRLATDAFLDGGTDSYLETLSKEGEVDFLSSVEAQYIKDNARESYYAQESPTADGNDAGSLPSGTYFPTISDSSEPALLHTWITAEKPYLKEKSTATVYFQTEKNSNIRDIIRRYINKTTQVLAIVMDVFTDTEILCDLLEAANKRMVFVYLLLDHGSINLFSEMCDKLQISEDLFKNISVRSVTGEVYCAKSGRKFSGQIKEKFLISDWRYVLSGSYSFTWLCGQVHRNLLSKFTGQVVELFDEEFRHLYALSKPVRGPKSPPRSMPFLFSRSWATQRSLPYSDEESANTLSDPFSSLSAGSTHQTKQNSRTLIFNSNFSPQSPLHRVNSFHSYVSFTPPPPQKAIQANYYQPHYMAENATVPYNNMNIYRPMRLRQEEPNRTGLNSPWRCLHKANLFA